Below is a window of Malus domestica chromosome 13, GDT2T_hap1 DNA.
TTTGCAGGGAATTTTCTTGGATTCAACATCAGCAGAGAGGCGAATTCATCACCAGCACACTTGGGGAAGAATATCCAGAAGGTCGCGGGTAGTTTCGAACTGCCATTGTTGTTATGATACTAatttatgtgatgaaatatagAAGCACAAGTGTAGTGATAGTTTGCTGCTGTTTTCTTTTTGGGAAAAAACAGGGTATTGAAAGTGCAAAGATGTGCGGTGTTGATTATGGGCTTGGTGGTGTTCCTTGGCTTGGGGACTTCAGCTCGGTAAATGACAGTGCTTCTTTTGAGGAGTCTGAGCAAATGAGCTCATTCTGTAATCGCGAAGAATATCAGCTGTTTGACTCTTTCCTCTCAAAGTTCACAACCGTTGCACGGGAGTTCTTTCTACCTCCCGAAAGGTATAAATTTGGTCTGGTCTCAGAAAGATCGATGCTCTCAACTTTTGGGATTGAAGATTCCAGTACATGGTTGGCAGTTCTGTACTTATCTGGATGCCCCGGCTGTTCAAAGATTATTAAGAAAGAGGAGGACCTCAAAAATGCTTTACAGATGGATAATTTGGTTGTTACGGAGGTGAGTTATCTATTCTTCCCTTTGGATTACTAAACATATTTTCGGTTAACTTATACTTACATGTACAAATTGGTGCATGAATAGGGCAGTAGTTCCAAGTTTAGGTTCCACGCATGCTAAGGGATTAAAACAGCGGTCAATAGTATCTCATCCTGCATGtttacttcttttttctttgtgcTATACTAAttctttttataatttattgtggATAGCTCACTTTGTTATTAAAATTAGCAGTGAAAAAATTGATCCATAATATTTTGTAGTTGGAAGGTCTTGGAAACACTTTGAAGCCTGCTTTACCTGCAAACCAACCATCAGCACTCCTATTTGTGGATAGATCATCTGACTTGTCAGAGACTAGAATAAAATGTAAGAAAGCTCTTGATGCTTTTCGAGAGCTGGCACTGCACTATCATATTTCACGCCAAAGTGGTGGGCAATATGGAGACAAGTCTGAGAAATCCTCGGTCCAAGATTATCAAGCATTAAGGAGTACATCTGGATATCCAAAACTAAAGTTGTCTCAGACAATCAAATTAAACGACAAAACGTCTACTTTCATGATTGTAGATGAAGGAAAGCAAGTCACTTTGGATAATATAGCTTTGGATCTACAGGGTAGTTCCTTGAAGGAGATCTTGGATATCGTACTTAAGCAAAAGAACAAAGGTAAATTAAGCTCGCTTGCAAAAGAGTTAGGTTTCCAACTTTTATCAGATGACATGGACATCAGGTTAGTGAATACATTGCCAGTACAGAAAGAACTTCAGTCTGATCAACTTACAGAAGAGCTGTCTAAGGAAGGCCTTGTGACAAGTAGTGTTAATTCAGACAAGGATCAATTGCCACACAGGACTAGTGTATCTGCTGAAGAGCATCTGGAAACTTCGGAAGTCACAGATTCTGACATCTTTTCTCAGACTGATGAAGAGAAAACAGCATATGTTGGTACAAGTAAGCAGTTCTTATCTGCAGATAGTGAACAACATCTTGTAGATCATAAACTTGATAGTACTGAAGATATAAAGGTCGATGAAGAAAGTTCTTCGCAGGAAGACAAATCAGGGGAGCAACAGCTTTGCTCTCAAGGTTTTGAGggctcttttttcttttctgatggTAATTATCGATTACTTAATAGTCTCACTGGTGGATCAAAAATTCCTGCCTTGGTGATAGTTGATCCCATTGCCCAGCAACATTTTGTCTTCTCAGAAGAGACTGATCTTAGCTATCCTTCACTGGCTAATTTTCTTTCTGGGTTTGTTAATGGAAGTCTTCTTCCATATCAACAGTCTGAATCTGTTCTTCAAAGCTCTAGGGAGGCCACTCAACCACCATTTGTTAATCTGGATTTTCGTGAAGTGGATTCTGTCCCTCGAGTTACAAGTCATACCTTCACCGACCAGGTGATTGGGTTTAATCAATCAGACACTGACGCTTGGAATAAGGATGTCTTGGTCCTTTTTAGCAATAGATGGTGTGGATTTTGCCAGAGAATGGAATTGGTTGTTCGTGAAATATATCGGGCTATGAGGGACTATATTAAGTTGCTGAAAAGTGGATCAAAGAATGAGAAAACAAGGTTTCACGATGGTAACTGCATTCTAATAATATTATAAAGATGGGTTATATAAAACGTTATCTCCATGTTTAGTCCATTTTTGTCTTACTGGTCCTGTATTCATATGATTGGCTACATCTGACAGGCGACTTGAAGGATGAAATGCTGAAGCTTCCATTAgtatacttgcttgattgcaCCTTGAATGATTGCAGTTTGATATTGAAATCAATGAATCAGGTGTGTCTTGTGGAATGCACTAATATTTCTCCTCGTATATATTTATAGTAGTGTGAATACGTATCTTTTAACCTAGCTGGCTTTTATTGTTATATCTGTAGTTTCATTTCTCCGTTTCTAAGTAGCGTATGTTCTGTAACCTATTCCTGAAgaacaataaattaaaaattgttcttgaatgtGTGAAATTCGTGTTTTTTTGTGTGCTCATACCTTTGTTGGAAAAGCAGAGGGAAGTTTATCCTGCTCTCGTGCTCTTTCCAGCTGAAAAGAAGAATGCTGTCCTTTATGAAGGGGATATGGCAGTCACTGAAATCTTCGAGTTTATGGCCGATCGTGGAAGTAACTCGGATGATCTTATCAGTGAGAAGGGTAATTCAATTTAATGTGCGATGTTTATACTACCAATGTCTATGGATCCTTAACTTCTTATAGTAATTTTCCTTGTTCAAGACTTATGTCGTCTACTTGTTGATGATTTTGTAGGAAGCTTATGGACTGTAGCAAAAAAGTGGGGAAGGAATCAAAATTTATTTAAGGTCCAGTCTTCTGACATTCACGAGGGAGCTCCCTTTGAAAAGGACACACTTCATGAAATACTTTTAACACAGACGCATAAACAAGGCATTAGAGACAATCAGCCCGAGTCACACACATCACAAGGTTTGCAGGAAGCAGCCCTGCGTGTGGTGACCGGTTCCACTTTAGTTGCTACTGATAAACTTCTTACTGTACATCCCTTTGATAAATCAGAGGTTCTTATCGTCAAGGCAGATCGAGTTTCTGGATTTGAAGGTCTGATTATTAACAAGAATATCAAATGGGATGTTCTTCTTGAATTGGACAAAGGGCTGGAGATGCTATCCGAGGCCCCTCTGTCTTTTGGAGGACCACTTGTAAAGGTTGGAATGCCTCTAGTTGCATTAACTCGAAGATTTGTTACGAATGAGTATCCGGAAGTCCTGCCGGGTGTTTACTTTCTTGATCAATCAGCAACACTTCGTAAAATCAAAGAGATCAAGTTAGGAAATCAATCTGTCAGCGACCACTGGTTTTTCTATGGGTATTCAAGTTGGGGTTGGGACCAACTCTTTGATGAGATTGCTGAAGGAGCTTGGGACTTGAGTGATGATGGTACGAGGCATTTGGATTGGCCATCGGGTTGACAGTTTTTCGACGTGATAGAGTTTTCGGAGCATCGCACAGAGGAAATTGGTTGAGCAAGCGCTGAAGGaggttttagagagaaataggtCTGCACACAAAACAATTTGACATGTTTGTAACATCTTATGTGCAAAATACTGTAAAAATATTGGAATTTTTAGTTCATTATGTTACTAATCGAACTACAGGCTTGACTTGGATGTAACCTTcatgagaagttatttatatAGAAAACCTTCATGAGAATTTAATCGATCTTTTCTGAAATGTGGTTCATTTCGATGCTCTTTCTTTCTGTGTGGGTCGATGACGGGGAGAGAGGGTGAATGTGTCGAGGCGGCGCCACTAAAGCTTCACGCCATAGGATACTGGTCCCCAAAGCGATCAATACAGACATTTTGGTTGGTATTTCACCTCGATGTCGATGGTACCGAGAAAACCACCCGATTATTCATCTATAATGTCTCTGCAAGAGAATGAGACTTTAATTCGTTTCGGTCCACTTAGGACTTAAccttaggggtgtgatattcacacatctcattttacttctcacacaccttttaaaatttcggccgtcggatcggatgaattgaaaaatatcaacggacataaattatcaaggggtgtgtgagaagtaaaatagggtgtgtggatagcacacccttaACCTTATCGTGGTTCTACTTAGAATGAGAGGTGCTCGTCATACCGAAATTTCCCTTCTATTCATGAGAGGACGGCTAGAAAAATAGCTtctaggggtgtgctatccacacaccctttttacttctcccacaccccttgttaatttttgtctttttatcttcttcaattcatcggATTGGACAGCCGAAATttaaaagggtgtgagagaagtaaaaaggggtgtgtggatatcacatccctaacttatattaatttttaggggtgtgctattcacacgcccctttttacttcttacacaacttttgttaatttctgcCATTTGATATTCTTTAATTTAATCTATCTGACGGTCACAAATTAAGAGGGTGTGTAtgaagtaaaaaagggtgtgtggatagcacatcccaatTTTTATTGACttgtttgattatttattttttgtttacttttctTTCGGTGTTTGCGTTATACATGACGTCGTTTGGCAAATAAATTATAGATGGAGATGTCATATTTGTCAAAGAAGATGGTCCACACGCTAAAAACATGAAGAAAACTACTCCAAATAAAACAAATGGAATCATTTTTCGATCCATAATAACAGTCAACTGGACGTCATCATGAGTGTGCGTGTGCTCTATAAATTGCAGATATCTCTCACTGACAACCTGCACAAttcgtgagagagagagagagagagaaggttgaAGATGAGCAGCAACGAAACCACAGTGCCGGAAGCCTATCCGATGAACGGTGGAGATGGCGCATACAGCTACACCAAAAACTCCAATTGCCAGGTTCCTTCAGTTCTATCAACTAATGTAGTTGTTCATGTTCATAATTTTCATGTTAAAAAACGATTGGATAATTTGCGTTAAATTTATCTATATTAGGGGGTAGGGAGATTCAAACTTGGGTGTAGGTGAGAGCACATTGCTCTAGCAAACTCGACTAATATGCATTCATGTTTCGAATTTCAATTCTTATGAATAAATGAACTTTTGCCTTGCTCTTCCAATAGAAAATTTTGTAAGAGGTTTTGTTGACACAAACTATATTTTATACTGTGCAGAGAGCTGCAGCAAATGTTTCAAAGAGTCTACTTGATGATGCAATAGCAGAGAAGCTTGACGTAGAGGACTTCTCTTGCAATCCAAGCAACGCATTTCGGATAGCAGATTTGGGATGTTCAGTTGGACCAAACACTTTCTTTAGTGTCCAAAACATTCTGGAGGCAGTGAACCACAAGTACCAATCCCAATGCATCTCCTCCCAAATGCCTGAATTCCAAGTATTCTTCAGTGATCATGTTGCCAACGATTTCAACACCCTTTTCGCATCTTTGCCTCCGGAAAGGCAGTACTTTGCAGCTGGCGTGCCGGGATCTTTCCACGGCCAGTTATTCCCCAAGTCCTCGCTTCATTTCGTGCATTCTTCGTATGCAGCTCACTGGCTCTCTAAGGTACCGGAGCAAGTGGTAGACAAGAACTCTCCGGCGTGGAACAAAGGGAAGATTTACTACACGACCTCCCCTGATGAAGTAGTTGATGCTTATGCAGCCCAATTTGGTAAAGACATGACAGCATTCTTGGAAGCTAGGGCTCAAGAGCTTGTGGTGGGTGGAATGATGGTGATAATCATGCAAGCCATCCCAAACGGGACCCCTCCATCTCGGATTCCAAATGGCATCATGTTTGATTTTCTGGGGTCTACTCTCATGGAGATTGCCAAGGAAGTAAGTCAGTTGGCAACTCTTACGTGTTCAATTAGAAAGATTCAACAGACGAGAATTATGTTAGTTGGTTATGACAATGCGTTTGTCTCTTGCAACGCACCTAACTTCCTCTATGTTTGTTTTGTAACACTTGACTCGTAGGGATTGATTAGCGAAGGAGAGGTGGACTCGTTCAACATTCCAACATACAACACAACTCCGAAGGAAATGATGGAGGTGATCGAAAGAAATGGATGCTTCAGCATAGCGAGAATTGAGTCGACAAGCCCATGGTCAAAAGCCGGTCATATGATCAACGGGCCGGGACTCACAATGCAGCTCAGAGCTGGCATGGAGGGAGTTTTCAAAACACATTTTGGAACTGAGATAACGGACCAAATGTTTGATAGGGTTTATGAAAAAAGTGGAGAACTTATTCACAAAATAGAATCCAGCTGCAAAGAAGGAACTCAGTTGTTTCTTGCTCTCAAACGCAAATGAAGCAACACAAATATTGTGCTAAACACTTTCTTATGTTTAGTTAATACTTTTCTTTTGGTATATCTCTTGAAAGCGGACTTTGTATTTGACTATTCTGCatatgttttatttcttttgagtAAACCTATTCATTTGAAAGAATTCCATACACTTTTTGAAAGGACTCCAAAAACTAAATGAACAAAAGTCGTGCAAATAACTTTAAAAAATGACATTTTGAGTGACATTCTTGTGCAACTCATTCATTATCTGTCGGAGCTCAACTTGGCCTTTAAAACTAGCTTCTAAGGAAGTGTTGCCCAAGGGTTCTTAAACAATTCTTTGTATCGTTCCAATTTTATCTGGGCACTCTCGAAGGGACACTTTTAGTCActtcaaaatatgttttttttcttcgatGTAAGATGATTCTGCAGAGAGAAAATCACCTACCCAAATAAGTTGGGTGGACATGATTTAGGCCCGACAATTGGCGCTACCCAAGTTCAAAACTAGAGCCCAAATTTCAAAATCTTACCCAAAAAGGAAAAACTGGGAGTCCAAAGCGGGTGATTGGGGGTTCGGCCGGCCGGTTTGGATGTTGGACCCGGTCAAACGCGACAAGAAAATGATGAAGTTTCCAGCGAGTGTCTTCCTTCGAAATGGCACTAAACATTCTCCAATCAATCGATCAAATATTTGTCGGTCTGTGAATTGTGAAATGGAGGAGGAGCCCTTGAGATTGCAGAATTGGGATTCGATTCCGGTTCAGCTGCAGTTACATGGCATTTTCAATCTCTGTATCCTCTGAAGCTGCTGCTCCAACGGTAATTCCAACCATGGCCGACTTGCCCAAGGTCAAACTCTTCTCCCGTCTCCCCTCGCGttctgttcttcttcttttgtaatttagcaattttcttcttctgtcGTGGGCAAAacttaatcagatttttttgtaaataaattcgtcctttttttttccttgtagtTTCTTTTGCATTTTTCTGTCCCCGTTCTTCATATTTATTGATTTTCCTCTTTTTCCAAAAGCTAAATGGTAATCGGAAGCTGGAAGCGCTTAAGCTTATCGATCTGTTTATTTCTTTTAacttttgttttggttgtttttAGACCGAGTACAATAACAATTCTTGCCTGATTATTTGGTAAAAGTGCTTTTTCTGTGAATATTCATTTGTTaaatttgcttttgcttttgaatgATTGGCATTCATGTTGCAAGAAATAAGTTGTGCTAGATTATTCGGTTTCCATAAAACACAGAACCTAATAATGGATTCGGTTTCCACATGGATCTTACTGGTTGTGCAAGTTTGAATTTTATTGTCTTGGTTGCTTACTTGTGGGTTTCATGTAGGAGCATTTTATAGAATCCATCAAGGATGACTATGACGTCACGTGTTGGGGTTGTGGATTACGCCTTGTTCTTCCATCAAATGCTCCAATTTTCAAGTGTGGTTGGTGTGGAGCTTTAACAAATCACAATGCGGGGAAACGTGAATGCAAATACTTTTGGTTGAGGCGCTTGCGGGATCGCTGCTTAGTCAGTATCCTGTTCATGTTTATGCTATTTGTGATGTGTATGTACTCGTTCCTCGTGTCATTCGCTTTGGAATCTCTCTCCATTTTGCTTGCACTTTTGTTGACATTCCTCGTATAATATCTTCTGTGTGGGAAATGGTCAAAATATTTCCATGAAAGAAGATCAAGAAAATTTACTTAATTGCAAAATGTGAAACTGCAATGGGGGAGTTAATAGCTTCTTTTTGGGGATTCAGGAGCGTGTTACGAAATTTGCATTGTTTTGTGTGTTCTACAGGTCGAGTAGatagattttgtttttcttttatttttcatgttgACATGTTTTCTAAAATTGCAGGTGGTGGAGTGTGGGCGCTGTTCCCTGTTCTTTTCGATATCAGCTATTTCCATGGAATTTTTCACTCCATCATTACCTTCATGTTATCTGTAGCCACTGTTTATACAGTCAGTTCTGCTTCATTTGCGTGTGCTGGAACACCTCCATACAGAGTGTGGGGAAGCTATCCAGCTGTGGGGAAGGGTGACCTCGATAATTATACCTTCTGTCACCAATGCTCAAAGCCAAAGTCGCCTAGCACTCATCATTGCCGGTCCTGTGGAATGTGTATATTGGACATGGATCATCATTGCCCATTTGTGAGCGTCGTCATCTTCTTCCCTGTTCGAAAATATGTTGGTCGGTTGTTTTACGGAATATCTTTCTGTCTATTGAATGCTTTATCTTTTAATCACTTGACTTCTAGGTATCAGTAAGACTTGGTTGATTGGGATATGAGATCATAACACTCATACTGATAGCATTGTCGCCGTACGATTTTGATGCAGATTGGGAATTGTGTTGGTGCGTCTAACCACCGACACTTCATTGCCTTCCTCATATCAGTTGTCACCAGTATGTTCTATATTTCTATCATGGCTATGTATGTGGGTTATCATATCTGGCCATCCATAACATACGACCACTTACATGCCGTTGACAGTGATTCAGCTACAACAGCTATCCGTGGGATTATACATGGTTTTCTAAGATCCGCTGTCCTTTTACCCCCTAGAGGGCTTATTCTAATATATCTGTTTGTTTCAAGTGTTTCGTTGGAGATAGGGCTGGGCATACTTCTGTGGCAGCAGCTCAGTTTTATTTACGAGGGAAAGACGTATTTGAGTCATTTAAGTTCACGGGGAAGTGATGAAGTTGGAGAGAAGGATTGCCAAAACCTCGTGCGTTTCTTGGCATTCCCGTATCCCTTGTCAAGATATCTTTCCCTCTGCTCTCTCTCAAGAGTTTTGCCAAGTTTCCAAAAGAAGACGCATAAACACAAGAAGTAAAAGCACTACtctattttccttttccttttctattACTCATTTTTTAGGAGGGGGGCTTGATTTTACTTTCATGGTAAGCAAAACTTTGAAGGTTCACGGGGTTTATACACCGAGTAATACTATTCATACTATGTTTTTGTATCATATTTTCATACCATTTTAAGTGACATTTGATGTTgatagccacatcatttgaattaatcagatttttaaatttaattcattatttaataaactaataattaagaaaaattagttaattaaatgatgattgtggtatacgaggagtctttctccttcatttccttgggttttgcaaatttttcaaatgatgtggctgccCACATTAGATGCCACCTAAGGTGATTCGAAAATGTTGTACAAAAATAtgatatgaataacattactcgaCTTTTTTTGTAGGGGGATGACTGTTGGAACACTTGTGGGTTTATCGAGTTGTGGATGATTTgtattataaatttaaattaattggagaagatgaaacacttttgtttaattttatttactGTTAGATGTAGATTGCAGAAATGGGTTGGATAATGTtcggaaaatataaaatttatatatgtattgttggaaatgtaATCAGTTACCAGTGAGAAACCTACAATAGCCGTTGCCGGTCACATGTTTAAAAGTGGACTTCCCCACCTCTCGTTTAAAGGATAACATTTCAGTAcctcctctcctcctcctcctcctctctctctctctctctctctctctctctctctctctctctctctctccgttaGTCTCTCCGATGGCTACCTGTTCTTATCTTCTCAACCACGTCCAGATTAAAGGTACCAATTAAAACTGGTTTTCGTTCTTCCTGTTTCGGAGTAGCTTTCTGTAAGATTTCATTGTTTTGTGTTCTTGATTTCCAATTTGTTGTAGGATGGCCCTCCACGAGAAGGATATCCAAGCTTGGAAATCTCAATCCTATTGTGAGTACCCCAGCTCTGTTTTTCCATTGCAAATTTGAACTTGGCCAACTTTCTTGAAGCGAATAACTTCTGCACACCCGTTTTCTCTTCATGCACGCTTGTGTTTCGTTgcaaattgaattcaaaggCAAGAGCAGTGTGctggagaagaaaaagaagggtgTGCGGAAATCGCTTCCCCTCTAACATCGGCCATGTTCAAACTCTATTCATATGATTTCAACGAACTCTTTTCCATCTTGTCAGGAAAGCTTCAAGACAAGAAGTGAAAGGCAGCCAAGGCAAGGACTCCTAATTGCACAATGTTCCTTCTGTTTGGTCCAAGTCGGAGCTGCTTCTCCTACCGCTCTGTTGTCATTGAAGCCATCTGATGATATAGATGCAGTTTCAAACATTTTCCGCATCGGTCCGCCGAGCACGCCACAGAACGTCTCAAATCTAATGCACAACTTGGTGCTGGCAGATTTGGACCCTGCAACAGCAAAGCTAGCAATCGGGTTTCTGGGTCCATTTTTTTCGCTGTTCTCGTTTCTCTTCATAATAAGGATAGTCATGTCCTGGTACCCAAAACTTCCGGTTGGGAAGTTCCCGTATGTGGTGGCTTATGCTCCCACGGAGCCGATTCTCGTGGCAACCAGAAAGGTGATCCCGCCGTTGGGCGGTGTGGACGTTACGCCGGTGGTGTGGTTCGGATTGATTAGCTTCCTAAATGAGATATTGGTAGGTCCTCAGGGCCTTCTTGTTCTCCTCTCTCAACAGCTTAGCAGCTAAGCATACGAGATTAGTCTTGTGCAATATATGAGAACTGTAATTTTTTTGTGGAAGAGTGAATAATAAACTTCGTCGTTGCGACGTTGCCTGTGTTTGTGGTTTCTTATAGCCCGACTGTCGAGAGACGAAAATGTCTACTCATGGACTCATGGACTCTCCGAGTCGAAAATGGCGGAAATTCAAAATGTGAAAGAAAAGTTGTCGAGAAGCATGAGCAAATGCGTTGCAGCAGGTACACAATAAGTAATAAGCACTGTTGCTTTGAAAAGTCGAAACAAACATAAACCGAAGAAACAAGTCTGATATGCCAGTaaaacgataatgacaaaatggACCAAACTAAGGCCACAACACACTATCAAATTTTGAACCAGAATTTACGTTTTGGTTCACAGAGATGCAACCCAAAATTCATATATCCGAAGAGCAGTAGCCTAGGGAGCGAAGAAAACCATCACCACATACCATTCAGTTGTATTTGAAGAAGGCGGTTCTAGTCTAGATGTCTGCTGTAAGGAAGTTCGCGGACAATGATACCTGGAAAAGAGATGAATGTTAACCCGAGAGGCAGAGATAGCAAGAGAGAGGGAGCAAGGGATTGATTTTGAATCCAAGAAAACACCTTCTCGCCGGGTTTGAATGGAGGAAGACCTTTAAAAGGACATGTAGCGCATCGAAAAGCATCCCCTAGTCCACACTGCAGGTCGTAATTTTCAgagcaaagaaaacaaaactgaaccaaacaataaaaatacatCAAAAAGCAGATGGATGAGAAACTAGAGGACATACACTGCCACATTGCGACTTGAAATTGCTCAAATCTACAGTGGAGCCTAACTTCTCTACTTTCTGCTCTTCTTCGGCTCTCCCACATGTGCAGTTTTTACAAGCTTTCCTTGTGCTTCCAACTTCGCAATCACTTGCTGCACAAGCACATTGTTTTAAAGATATACAAAAATTACATTTGACCCCCAAAAGAATCTCATAAGGCCGACAAACAATGAAGACAATTCAAAATAACATAATTTTGAACCATGATGTCTTACATAGCAGCTGGGGTTTCTTTAAGTCCTCTTCTGTTAGTAAACTATCTTCATCAATGAGATCTGAATCATCATTGATCTGAATTTTTGGTAAAGTTTTTGTGGTCTTTTTTAAGGCAAAAGATGAACCAATCTTCCAAGAAGGCTTTTTAGCCTTGACCTACAAAGAGAGAACAAAATTAAAGCTCAAACGACTAATGTTAGCTATGCCAAAGCATATCCCGTGATAAATGAACATGGATACATATTACAAATTTTATCAAAAGCATCCCATCAGCAAGTAAAATCCAAGatattcttttcctttttgttaaaTCATGAAATGCTAGAGTAACCAACAAAATCAGAGATAACAAACGTCCATTGAATGGTATTCTCATGtgctaccaaaaaaaaaaaaaacagcagtGCACCAGTGCAAAAGACTTGGGCAATTCATATACAGGGAGATTGATGACGTGGGTAGAAGAGATTCAATGACACGCCTACAAGAAATTAAATGGAGAACATAATGCTAGCATGATTGAATGACAGGAGAAACTTCACACATAGGATCCTAACTAGACCCTGATAATGGTCCATGTAGCAACTCCAAACAGTTGGAGTTAAGGCCGAAGTGAGTTCAACTAagttttgtgttatttagttaaCAGGCAAGGGGGAGGATTGGGAAACATAGTTTTAGGATGGTAGTAACACAAACTTACCCCAAAAGATAACTCAGATGGTAAACTTGATTTAACTTGAAAAGCTTTTGCTTCTAGAAAACCAGACAATAGTAACTTGCGCTCAATAACGGAGGTGGTCTGCAATAAAACCCAAGTCAGATTTCTCATTCATGCCAAAACAAAATCTATAATGTCACCATGTGAACATTAATTACCTTATCTGTTTCCCCTTTAGAAGCATCAGATATCTTGTAAATTAGAACTGTCCCACCAGGCTTCAAGACTCTTGAGATTTCCCCTAGCAACTGCTCATTTGGAAATTCAATCGATCTACAAAGAGTAAACACAATATTGACAGTGGAAGGCCCCACCGGCAGCTCATCTGTCATGTCATATACCAAAACAAAATGAGATGAACACTAAGTTTTTGGCTACTATGTAAACTACGCAGATGACAAACTAGtgagaattaaaaataaatagctAATCCTAGACCGGTAGATCCAACATAAAAACTAAGCAATTGACCATTGGATGCTACACAATACTGCCCAATATGAAATATCAGAATACCGAATACGAATCTGGTTCATAAGTAGCGATTTAATCAAGCAATGGTTTATAAAACAGCTTTGTAATCCACGGAAACATATTGAAAGGCACTGTCGGAGAAAAAGCGTGaggtaaataaaataatacagaCAATACTACATTAAATCACAAAACCGAATAAGAAACTTACTTGAAGAAGACAGAGTGACAATTTGAGGTTCACACTTTTCGGTCCCGAGCTCCCTTGATGCATCAAAAACTAGACCAACCGGTAGAACTCCATCATCCGTAAATGCCAGCACAGATCCCTGCAGAAACCAAGTCAACATATTTCAGTGGGCAAATCAACTGCTAAGATAATACGACGAACAAAATCATCTATGAATCTGAGAAAAAAAGCTTAGTTCTTGAAATTTTGAGgctgaagaactaataacagctgaaacaaacacaaaatcaaatcgataaaatgacaaataatAAAGTCAGGTTCTTCattcttaaattaaaaaa
It encodes the following:
- the LOC103451468 gene encoding uncharacterized protein isoform X2; the protein is MATTTTTTTTTTTTTTKNKKVVFLACWIFLAAAIPAVESKSDGVGEWQLLTKQNFSSQIRLHPHILLIVTLPWSGESRSLMKDVAQLVTDNHEDFSSLRLRFMYRNAEKVLADAIGAATGAEETTVLYYHNSVSYKYGGRLRAQNVLASLRPYVAVGPEELPFKSLKTPEELKEFVDSTDKALILFEFCEWTSKLLARRKMNGTDRNGSALQGNFLGFNISREANSSPAHLGKNIQKGIESAKMCGVDYGLGGVPWLGDFSSVNDSASFEESEQMSSFCNREEYQLFDSFLSKFTTVAREFFLPPERYKFGLVSERSMLSTFGIEDSSTWLAVLYLSGCPGCSKIIKKEEDLKNALQMDNLVVTELEGLGNTLKPALPANQPSALLFVDRSSDLSETRIKCKKALDAFRELALHYHISRQSGGQYGDKSEKSSVQDYQALRSTSGYPKLKLSQTIKLNDKTSTFMIVDEGKQVTLDNIALDLQGSSLKEILDIVLKQKNKGKLSSLAKELGFQLLSDDMDIRLVNTLPVQKELQSDQLTEELSKEGLVTSSVNSDKDQLPHRTSVSAEEHLETSEVTDSDIFSQTDEEKTAYVGTSKQFLSADSEQHLVDHKLDSTEDIKVDEESSSQEDKSGEQQLCSQGFEGSFFFSDGNYRLLNSLTGGSKIPALVIVDPIAQQHFVFSEETDLSYPSLANFLSGFVNGSLLPYQQSESVLQSSREATQPPFVNLDFREVDSVPRVTSHTFTDQVIGFNQSDTDAWNKDVLVLFSNRWCGFCQRMELVVREIYRAMRDYIKLLKSGSKNEKTRFHDGDLKDEMLKLPLVYLLDCTLNDCSLILKSMNQREVYPALVLFPAEKKNAVLYEGDMAVTEIFEFMADRGSNSDDLISEKGSLWTVAKKWGRNQNLFKVQSSDIHEGAPFEKDTLHEILLTQTHKQGIRDNQPESHTSQGLQEAALRVVTGSTLVATDKLLTVHPFDKSEVLIVKADRVSGFEGLIINKNIKWDVLLELDKGLEMLSEAPLSFGGPLVKVGMPLVALTRRFVTNEYPEVLPGVYFLDQSATLRKIKEIKLGNQSVSDHWFFYGYSSWGWDQLFDEIAEGAWDLSDDGTRHLDWPSG
- the LOC103451468 gene encoding uncharacterized protein isoform X1, encoding MATTTTTTTTTTTTTTKNKKVVFLACWIFLAAAIPAVESKSDGVGEWQLLTKQNFSSQIRLHPHILLIVTLPWSGESRSLMKDVAQLVTDNHEDFSSLRLRFMYRNAEKVLADAIGAATGAEETTVLYYHNSVSYKYGGRLRAQNVLASLRPYVAVGPEELPFKSLKTPEELKEFVDSTDKALILFEFCEWTSKLLARRKMNGTDRNGSALQGNFLGFNISREANSSPAHLGKNIQKVAGIESAKMCGVDYGLGGVPWLGDFSSVNDSASFEESEQMSSFCNREEYQLFDSFLSKFTTVAREFFLPPERYKFGLVSERSMLSTFGIEDSSTWLAVLYLSGCPGCSKIIKKEEDLKNALQMDNLVVTELEGLGNTLKPALPANQPSALLFVDRSSDLSETRIKCKKALDAFRELALHYHISRQSGGQYGDKSEKSSVQDYQALRSTSGYPKLKLSQTIKLNDKTSTFMIVDEGKQVTLDNIALDLQGSSLKEILDIVLKQKNKGKLSSLAKELGFQLLSDDMDIRLVNTLPVQKELQSDQLTEELSKEGLVTSSVNSDKDQLPHRTSVSAEEHLETSEVTDSDIFSQTDEEKTAYVGTSKQFLSADSEQHLVDHKLDSTEDIKVDEESSSQEDKSGEQQLCSQGFEGSFFFSDGNYRLLNSLTGGSKIPALVIVDPIAQQHFVFSEETDLSYPSLANFLSGFVNGSLLPYQQSESVLQSSREATQPPFVNLDFREVDSVPRVTSHTFTDQVIGFNQSDTDAWNKDVLVLFSNRWCGFCQRMELVVREIYRAMRDYIKLLKSGSKNEKTRFHDGDLKDEMLKLPLVYLLDCTLNDCSLILKSMNQREVYPALVLFPAEKKNAVLYEGDMAVTEIFEFMADRGSNSDDLISEKGSLWTVAKKWGRNQNLFKVQSSDIHEGAPFEKDTLHEILLTQTHKQGIRDNQPESHTSQGLQEAALRVVTGSTLVATDKLLTVHPFDKSEVLIVKADRVSGFEGLIINKNIKWDVLLELDKGLEMLSEAPLSFGGPLVKVGMPLVALTRRFVTNEYPEVLPGVYFLDQSATLRKIKEIKLGNQSVSDHWFFYGYSSWGWDQLFDEIAEGAWDLSDDGTRHLDWPSG